The following are from one region of the Salvia splendens isolate huo1 chromosome 2, SspV2, whole genome shotgun sequence genome:
- the LOC121773054 gene encoding protein MAIN-LIKE 1-like, whose amino-acid sequence METSSSSGQILYGLEDPSVLYLQKKYITNKLLKDGTTHLFKVRRMESKTWDVDIHDNVRYWLDIFGFKGVMDCGKSMKVDNELITALIERWRPETHTFHLPIGETTVTLEDMQAIWGFRADGRVFTGRDHHVGYTDWPSKCRDLLGCYQIQKQRQSKAVC is encoded by the coding sequence ATGGAAACTTCAAGTTCTAGCGGACAGATATTATATGGACTTGAAGATCCGTCAGTGCTATATCTTCAGAAAAAATACATTACAAATAAACTACTGAAAGATGGCACAACACATCTTTTCAAAGTTCGACGGATGGAAAGTAAGACATGGGATGTGGATATTCATGACAATGTGAGGTATTGGCTTGACATatttggtttcaaaggcgtgatGGATTGTGGAAAGTCGATGAAGGTCGACAATGAGCTTATCACGGCTttgattgagcgttggaggccggAGACGCACACTTTCCATCTACCGATTGGAGAGACGACGGTGACCTTAGAAGATATGCAAGCCATTTGGGGCTTCAGAGCGGACGGTCGCGTTTTCACAGGCCGTGACCATCATGTCGGATATACCGATTGGCCTAGCAAGTGCCGAGATTTGTTGGGATGCTACCAGATACAAAAACAGAGACAAAGCAAGGCGGTTTGCTGA
- the LOC121760755 gene encoding double-stranded RNA-binding protein 2-like isoform X1, giving the protein MYKNQLQELAQRSCFSLPSYTCIREGPDHAPRFKAVVNFNGESFESPHFCSNLRLAEHAAAEAALASLSSRGPSHSLAARILDETGAYKNLLQEIAQRVGSPLPCYTICRSGLGHLPVFTGIVELAGITFQGEPAKNKKQAEKNAALAAWLSLKQLAQKDAGSSLEHENNEEQEQIKIARALQNYRMKERIGVANSRNITVPFLQNDSVPTPCPSSPQRPPMSVSKILPLFCQKTASRSRPSSIINNTTSPRPPSPEVGTTHTQRYPTIGAAPYIPVNQYRTPYHGIAPPVTMRTAVPVFSAPPLPPPAAQVMHCRPSGLVPPVCIRQAVPVSSAPPALKPPSVSAAAADRTCDVDESTAIKCLEQHDTAERAFCQRWTKSSTSRTPTHQSK; this is encoded by the exons ATGTACAAGAACCAGCTGCAGGAGCTGGCGCAGAGGAGCTGCTTCAGCCTTCCATCCTACACCTGCATAAGAGAGGGCCCCGACCACGCGCCGCGATTCAAAGCCGTCGTCAACTTCAACGGCGAGTCCTTCGAGAGCCCTCACTTCTGCTCCAACCTCCGCCTCGCCGAGCACGCTGCCGCCGAGGCCGCCCTCGCCTCCCTCTCCTCCCGCGGCCCCTCTCATTCCCTCGCCGCCCGCATCCTC GATGAAACAGGGGCTTATAAGAACCTCCTGCAAGAGATTGCACAGAGAGTTGGATCACCATTGCCTTGCTACACAATTTGTCGATCCGGTTTAGGACATCTACCCGTCTTCACGGGAATCGTGGAATTAGCAGGAATCACGTTTCAGGGAGAACCTGCTAAGAATAAAAAGCAAGCGGAGAAGAATGCTGCACTAGCAGCTTGGCTGTCATTAAAACAAT TGGCACAGAAAGATGCAGGCTCTTCACTTGAACACGAAAATAATGAGGAACAAGAACAGATAAAAATAGCAAGGGCCTTGCAGAACTACCGGATGAAGGAAAGGATAGGCGTGGCTAACTCAAGGAACATCACTGTACCATTTCTACAAAACGATTCAGTTCCAACTCCTTGTCCCTCTAGTCCACAGCGCCCTCCAATGTCCGTATCCAAAATCCTCCCTTTATTCTGCCAGAAAACTGCTTCTCGGAGCAGGCCATCATCTATCATAAACAACACAACATCTCCCCGTCCGCCATCACCAGAAGTTGGGACTACACATACTCAGAGGTATCCTACTATTGGGGCAGCTCCTTACATTCCCGTCAACCAATACAGGACACCTTACCACGGGATTGCTCCGCCCGTTACAATGAGGACAGCAGTGCCAGTTTTCTCAGCACCACCACTTCCACCACCTGCTGCCCAGGTGATGCATTGCCGACCAAGTGGATTAGTCCCACCAGTATGTATAAGGCAGGCCGTTCCTGTTTCCTCAGCCCCACCAGCCCTTAAACCACCATCTGTCTCAGCTGCTGCAGCTGACAGAACTTGTGATGTTGATGAATCTACTGCCATCAAATGCTTGGAGCAACACGACACAG CAGAGAGGGCATTTTGTCAAAGGTGGACCAAATCTTCCACTTCAAGGACACCAACCCATCAAAGTAAATGA
- the LOC121760755 gene encoding double-stranded RNA-binding protein 2-like isoform X2: MYKNQLQELAQRSCFSLPSYTCIREGPDHAPRFKAVVNFNGESFESPHFCSNLRLAEHAAAEAALASLSSRGPSHSLAARILDETGAYKNLLQEIAQRVGSPLPCYTICRSGLGHLPVFTGIVELAGITFQGEPAKNKKQAEKNAALAAWLSLKQLAQKDAGSSLEHENNEEQEQIKIARALQNYRMKERIGVANSRNITVPFLQNDSVPTPCPSSPQRPPMSVSKILPLFCQKTASRSRPSSIINNTTSPRPPSPEVGTTHTQRYPTIGAAPYIPVNQYRTPYHGIAPPVTMRTAVPVFSAPPLPPPAAQVMHCRPSGLVPPVCIRQAVPVSSAPPALKPPSVSAAAADRTCDVDESTAIKCLEQHDTERAFCQRWTKSSTSRTPTHQSK, from the exons ATGTACAAGAACCAGCTGCAGGAGCTGGCGCAGAGGAGCTGCTTCAGCCTTCCATCCTACACCTGCATAAGAGAGGGCCCCGACCACGCGCCGCGATTCAAAGCCGTCGTCAACTTCAACGGCGAGTCCTTCGAGAGCCCTCACTTCTGCTCCAACCTCCGCCTCGCCGAGCACGCTGCCGCCGAGGCCGCCCTCGCCTCCCTCTCCTCCCGCGGCCCCTCTCATTCCCTCGCCGCCCGCATCCTC GATGAAACAGGGGCTTATAAGAACCTCCTGCAAGAGATTGCACAGAGAGTTGGATCACCATTGCCTTGCTACACAATTTGTCGATCCGGTTTAGGACATCTACCCGTCTTCACGGGAATCGTGGAATTAGCAGGAATCACGTTTCAGGGAGAACCTGCTAAGAATAAAAAGCAAGCGGAGAAGAATGCTGCACTAGCAGCTTGGCTGTCATTAAAACAAT TGGCACAGAAAGATGCAGGCTCTTCACTTGAACACGAAAATAATGAGGAACAAGAACAGATAAAAATAGCAAGGGCCTTGCAGAACTACCGGATGAAGGAAAGGATAGGCGTGGCTAACTCAAGGAACATCACTGTACCATTTCTACAAAACGATTCAGTTCCAACTCCTTGTCCCTCTAGTCCACAGCGCCCTCCAATGTCCGTATCCAAAATCCTCCCTTTATTCTGCCAGAAAACTGCTTCTCGGAGCAGGCCATCATCTATCATAAACAACACAACATCTCCCCGTCCGCCATCACCAGAAGTTGGGACTACACATACTCAGAGGTATCCTACTATTGGGGCAGCTCCTTACATTCCCGTCAACCAATACAGGACACCTTACCACGGGATTGCTCCGCCCGTTACAATGAGGACAGCAGTGCCAGTTTTCTCAGCACCACCACTTCCACCACCTGCTGCCCAGGTGATGCATTGCCGACCAAGTGGATTAGTCCCACCAGTATGTATAAGGCAGGCCGTTCCTGTTTCCTCAGCCCCACCAGCCCTTAAACCACCATCTGTCTCAGCTGCTGCAGCTGACAGAACTTGTGATGTTGATGAATCTACTGCCATCAAATGCTTGGAGCAACACGACACAG AGAGGGCATTTTGTCAAAGGTGGACCAAATCTTCCACTTCAAGGACACCAACCCATCAAAGTAAATGA
- the LOC121773085 gene encoding uncharacterized protein LOC121773085, with translation MAENNEIPPPVGRFGDTLRSGIEYPGEFAYANDNVNIPPHYISLVNGGNLFHGRDEEDPVSHLNAFYELTNSHRPPNVEHHRIKRALFPFSLREKARAWYDSLPGYNIATFQELKTLFLLEYNSPMKIEKLREEITSFRQKYDESFAEAWKRFTEMIRKCPSHGLAPGHDLLKFYKGLNNEGTGLVTAGSNGNLDDLTHDEVRALFQRLANNQRNWHNPRRAAEKVGDTFGATKDAERVTAIEAQLADISTQMSSMTKAVKSLQLTPQPQAVTVMKCGLCQGGHHTDQCPSLQGPPVEDVNYIGNNRQWFNQGNQYNNQQNWRPQQMGWNQAGPNNNSGNQWRNNTQPPGYEKKPSVEDQLGQILSFMTKSQKENENFKEKTVEKFGQMETTMRNLETQIGQLATSSHTRIPNTIPSNTVPNPRGNEQCKAVGLEKWS, from the coding sequence ATGGCAGAGAACAATGAGATTCCACCACCCGTGGGAAGGTTTGGCGACACTCTTAGGTCGGGAATTGAGTACCCGGGGGAGTTCGCTTATGCAAACGACAACGtcaacattccacctcactacatTAGTTTGGTGAATGGAGGAAATCTTTTCCACGGACGGGATGAGGAAGATCCAGTGAGCCACCTCAATGCTTTTTATGAGCTAACAAACTCGCATAGACCTCCAAACGTGGAGCATCATCGGATTAAGAGGGCCTTATTTCCGTTCTCGTTGAGGGAGAAAGCAAGAGCATGGTATGACTCTCTACCGGGCTACAACATAGCAACATTCCAAGAGTTGAAGACTTTGTTCCTCTTGGAATACAACTCTccaatgaagattgagaagttgagagaggagatcactTCATTCCGACAAAAGTATGATGAGTCTTTTGCGGAAGCATGGAAGAGATTCACGGAGATGATAAGGAAATGCCCAAGTCATGGactagctccggggcatgaccttttAAAATTCTACAAAGGTCTCAACAATGAGGGCACGGGACTAGTCACTGCAGGCTCAAACGGGAACTTGGATGATTTGACGCATGATGAGGTGAGAGCCTTGTTCCAAAGGTTGGCCAACAATCAAAGGAATTGGCATAATCCAAGAAGAGCGGCTGAGAAGGTAGGAGATACATTTGGTGCTACCAAAGATGCGGAAAGAGTGACAGCCATTGAGGCTCAATTGGCGGACATTAGTACCCAGATGTCTTCAATGACGAAAGCAGTGAAATCTCTTCAACTAACTCCTCAACCTCAAGCAGTGACCGTTATGAAGTGTGGGTTGTGTCAAGGTGGACATCATACTGATCAATGTCCAAGTCTTCAAGGACCACCCGTCGAGGATGTGAACTATATTGGCAACAATCGCCAATGGTTCAATCAAGGCAACCAATACAACAATCAGCAAAATTGGAGGCCTCAACAAATGGGATGGAATCAAGCTGGTCCTAACAACAACTCGGGTAACCAATGGAGGAACAACACTCAACCCccgggttatgagaagaagccatcGGTCGAGGATCAATTGGGACAGATTCTCTCTTTCATGActaagagtcaaaaggagaatgaAAACTTCAAAGAGAAGACGGTGGAAAAGTTTGGTCAGATGGAGACGACAATGAGGAATCTTGAGACGCAGATCGGGCAGCTAGCTACATCATCACATACAAGGATTCCTAACACCATCCCAAGTAATACTGTACCCAACCCGAGAGGCAATGAACAGTGTAAGGCGGTGGGTCTTGAGAAGTGGTCGTGA